The following coding sequences lie in one uncultured Mailhella sp. genomic window:
- a CDS encoding FAD-dependent oxidoreductase, with amino-acid sequence MKCLEPARLGNVELRNRIICPPMVTRFASEEGLVTDRLIAYASERARGGVGLYTLEATYVTPQGKGFEHGVGIDDDNKIPGLRRLTDAVHAQGGKISVQIHHAGRETWSSVSGLPVVAPSDCPVAYSEEPVHVLTKEEIAVIVGQFGAAARRAREAGFDAVEIHGAHGYLLTQFLSPYTNKRQDEYGSSLENRARLSLEVIRAVRAAVGRDFTVTFRMSVEESLPGGLPLQDGAAAAALFAATGDIDAIHIVSGNYATHHTVIPPASEGYIINRARAIAVRQAVGPDFPLILAGRIKTVFQAEEIIQSGIADFVAMGRALIADPELPRLCAEGKFNAVRNCLGCNDGCAMRTGVGLDTLCAVNPFMGFEGEFRSDEKAKTPLRVLIVGGGPAGMEAAWYAARRGHRVTLCEKRSRLGGQFFLASLPPFKTDLAIYLFNMFHRLENVGVEIRLNCPVNADFIRSFNADRVIVATGSLPLSIPFRGLENVPHLSADEVLDGHLDDAGARVAVIGGGLVGAETAEYIARTGRSVSIVEMADDIAQGIHPVMQDFMKKRLAALNVSVFTGHKVQAFEGNRIAASRADGSTVDLGPFDTVVIALGSRADKTLCSDLDAAGIPYSAAGDCVKAGRVLAAVSSAMHAVHDL; translated from the coding sequence ATGAAATGTCTTGAACCTGCGCGCCTCGGCAACGTGGAACTGCGCAACCGCATCATCTGCCCCCCCATGGTGACCCGCTTTGCCTCGGAAGAAGGCCTCGTCACCGACCGTCTCATCGCATACGCCTCCGAAAGAGCCCGCGGCGGCGTGGGCCTCTACACGCTGGAAGCCACCTACGTCACCCCTCAGGGCAAGGGCTTTGAACACGGCGTGGGCATTGACGACGACAACAAGATTCCCGGCCTCAGGCGTCTCACCGACGCCGTCCACGCTCAGGGCGGCAAAATTTCCGTTCAGATTCATCACGCGGGCCGCGAAACCTGGAGCTCCGTCAGCGGACTGCCCGTGGTGGCCCCTTCCGACTGCCCCGTCGCCTATTCGGAAGAACCCGTTCACGTGCTGACGAAGGAAGAAATCGCCGTCATCGTCGGGCAGTTCGGCGCAGCCGCCCGGCGCGCCAGAGAGGCCGGGTTCGACGCCGTGGAAATCCACGGCGCTCACGGCTATCTGCTCACGCAGTTTCTCTCGCCCTACACCAACAAGCGACAGGACGAATACGGCAGTTCGCTGGAAAACCGCGCAAGACTCAGTCTTGAAGTCATACGGGCCGTGCGCGCGGCCGTGGGCAGAGATTTCACCGTGACATTCCGCATGAGCGTGGAAGAAAGCCTGCCCGGCGGTCTGCCGCTGCAGGACGGCGCGGCGGCAGCGGCGCTCTTTGCCGCCACGGGCGACATCGACGCCATCCACATCGTATCCGGCAACTACGCCACGCATCACACCGTGATTCCTCCGGCGAGCGAGGGCTACATCATCAACAGAGCGCGCGCCATTGCCGTGCGTCAGGCCGTGGGGCCGGACTTCCCCCTCATTCTTGCCGGGCGCATCAAGACCGTGTTTCAGGCCGAAGAAATCATTCAGAGCGGCATTGCCGACTTCGTGGCCATGGGACGCGCCCTCATTGCCGATCCCGAACTGCCCAGACTGTGCGCCGAAGGCAAGTTCAACGCCGTGCGCAACTGCCTCGGCTGCAACGACGGCTGCGCCATGCGCACCGGCGTGGGCCTCGACACGCTCTGCGCCGTGAACCCCTTCATGGGCTTCGAGGGCGAATTCCGCTCAGACGAGAAGGCAAAAACGCCTCTTCGCGTGCTCATTGTCGGCGGCGGCCCCGCCGGCATGGAGGCCGCATGGTACGCCGCCCGCCGCGGACACCGCGTCACCCTGTGCGAAAAGCGCTCCCGACTGGGCGGACAGTTCTTCCTCGCCTCGCTGCCGCCGTTCAAGACCGATCTGGCCATCTACCTGTTCAACATGTTCCATCGACTGGAAAACGTCGGCGTCGAGATTCGCCTGAACTGCCCCGTGAACGCAGACTTCATCCGCAGTTTCAACGCCGACAGAGTCATCGTCGCCACCGGCAGCCTTCCCCTCTCCATTCCCTTCAGGGGACTGGAAAACGTGCCGCATCTTTCCGCCGATGAGGTGCTCGACGGCCATCTCGACGACGCCGGAGCCCGGGTGGCCGTCATCGGAGGCGGACTCGTGGGCGCGGAAACGGCCGAATACATCGCCCGCACGGGACGCAGCGTCAGCATCGTGGAAATGGCGGACGACATTGCGCAGGGCATTCACCCCGTCATGCAGGACTTCATGAAAAAACGTCTGGCCGCGCTCAACGTTTCCGTGTTTACCGGGCACAAGGTGCAGGCCTTTGAAGGCAACCGCATTGCCGCCTCCCGCGCGGACGGGTCAACGGTCGATCTCGGTCCGTTCGACACCGTGGTCATCGCCCTCGGCTCCAGAGCCGACAAAACGCTGTGCTCCGATCTCGACGCCGCTGGCATCCCCTACTCCGCCGCGGGCGACTGCGTGAAGGCAGGCAGAGTGCTTGCGGCCGTAAGTTCCGCCATGCACGCGGTTCACGATCTCTAA
- a CDS encoding VWA domain-containing protein, which translates to MKNESVTGIDTAVHILLDISGSMTSRIELACAACCSVALALAAIPGISVGVSAFPADHKEDVAATVYPLLQHGKRITNSFAAEAHGSTPMTEALWWVLGMLSTRPEHRKIILVVTGGYPDDPETAKETIAAAQQMGMEVLGIGIDAPVISSMIPISENITDIREPAPAMFRLLQQPLLEKGR; encoded by the coding sequence ATGAAAAACGAATCCGTCACAGGAATCGATACCGCCGTCCATATTCTTCTGGACATTTCCGGTTCCATGACCAGCCGTATCGAGCTTGCCTGTGCCGCCTGTTGCTCCGTGGCGCTGGCTCTTGCTGCTATTCCGGGCATCTCCGTGGGCGTTTCTGCTTTCCCTGCCGATCATAAGGAAGATGTTGCGGCCACAGTTTATCCGTTATTGCAACATGGTAAACGTATAACAAACTCATTCGCCGCAGAAGCTCATGGAAGCACTCCCATGACGGAAGCCCTGTGGTGGGTACTTGGGATGCTTTCGACACGCCCTGAACATCGAAAAATCATCTTGGTGGTGACGGGCGGCTACCCGGACGATCCTGAGACTGCAAAAGAAACGATAGCAGCAGCGCAACAGATGGGAATGGAGGTGCTGGGCATCGGCATCGATGCTCCGGTCATCAGCTCTATGATTCCCATCTCCGAAAACATCACCGACATCCGCGAACCGGCTCCGGCAATGTTCCGGCTTCTTCAACAACCTCTACTCGAAAAAGGGAGGTGA